One window from the genome of Methanoculleus sp. 7T encodes:
- a CDS encoding DMT family transporter, with the protein MYSRRPADRDHQRSTLPHDRAPVLCALVTAVFIGGSAPLTKLLIGGADPLALAALVSLGSGSGALLFSLLGAAAGTRRSNVEAPPGRRELPWLVGVTVFGGILAPVTLIFSLPGTPAATAALLLNFEAVATTLIAAAVFGESVSGRVWAALGCITASCILLTWDPAAGFGLSLPALGVLLTCLFWAVDNNLGQRLAAKDPLLTISVKGLGAGTVTLLFALAAGEHLPDPATTAAAMVVGFLCYGGLTSILFLLALRGIGAARAGSLLAVSPFFGVLFSLGLFAELPTGAFYVALPVMAFGAWLLVSEEHSHPHRHPPVVHEHRHRHDDLHHDHAHTADDSPLPATGEHSHMHAHAELVHEHPHQPDIHHRHSHRR; encoded by the coding sequence TTGTACTCACGCAGACCCGCCGATAGAGACCACCAAAGATCCACCCTGCCGCACGACCGAGCGCCCGTTCTCTGCGCACTGGTAACGGCGGTCTTCATCGGCGGGAGCGCTCCGCTCACCAAACTCCTCATCGGCGGGGCCGATCCGCTTGCGCTCGCCGCACTGGTCTCGCTCGGGAGCGGTTCCGGAGCCCTGCTCTTCTCTCTCCTCGGGGCTGCGGCGGGCACCCGGCGGAGCAACGTTGAGGCCCCGCCCGGGAGGAGGGAACTTCCCTGGCTCGTCGGGGTGACGGTCTTTGGGGGCATTCTCGCGCCGGTCACCCTGATCTTCAGCCTCCCGGGAACGCCGGCGGCGACGGCCGCCCTCCTTCTGAACTTCGAGGCGGTGGCGACGACCCTGATCGCCGCCGCGGTCTTCGGAGAATCGGTGAGCGGCAGGGTCTGGGCTGCCCTCGGGTGCATAACCGCGTCGTGCATCCTCCTCACCTGGGACCCGGCGGCGGGCTTCGGGCTATCCCTCCCGGCGCTCGGGGTCCTGCTCACCTGCCTCTTCTGGGCCGTCGACAACAACCTGGGGCAGCGGCTCGCGGCGAAGGACCCTCTCCTGACCATCTCCGTAAAGGGGCTCGGCGCCGGCACCGTCACGCTCCTCTTCGCGCTCGCCGCCGGAGAGCACCTCCCCGACCCCGCCACGACGGCCGCCGCTATGGTCGTCGGGTTTCTCTGCTACGGGGGTCTGACGAGCATCCTCTTCCTTCTCGCCCTCCGGGGTATCGGCGCCGCCCGGGCGGGCTCGCTCCTTGCCGTCTCCCCGTTCTTCGGGGTCCTCTTCTCGCTCGGCCTCTTTGCCGAACTGCCGACCGGCGCGTTCTATGTCGCGCTCCCGGTCATGGCGTTCGGTGCATGGCTGCTGGTCTCCGAGGAGCACTCCCACCCCCACCGACATCCGCCGGTCGTCCACGAGCACCGCCACCGCCACGACGACCTCCACCACGACCACGCTCACACGGCCGACGACTCGCCGCTCCCTGCAACCGGCGAGCACTCCCATATGCACGCACATGCCGAACTCGTCCACGAGCACCCGCACCAGCCCGATATCCACCACCGGCACTCGCACCGGCGGTAG
- a CDS encoding ABC transporter substrate-binding protein, whose product MKMHGVLALLACIVAVLAVAGAGCTGTADQTGGAAGAGLKDAYVVGIDDSYKPYSYIDKDGNPTGFDVDSMRWIAEKKGIKVTFMPVRWDAIIPALQAGKIDMVYSGMSITPERLEVVNFSDPYWIVNQDVVVREDSSVTIDDVLAGKVVLGAQRGCTAAHWIDENMIKTGKLPEKNLKLYADTQAAVSDLVTGRNDAVMYDDVSLKDITKGMPVKVIGSVETKEEFGVAIRKEDTALLGFMNEAIAELQADPYWEELKEKYNLN is encoded by the coding sequence ATGAAGATGCATGGTGTTCTTGCGCTGCTGGCCTGTATCGTCGCAGTTCTGGCAGTCGCAGGCGCGGGGTGCACCGGCACGGCCGACCAGACCGGCGGTGCCGCAGGAGCGGGACTGAAAGACGCCTATGTCGTCGGCATTGACGATTCGTACAAGCCGTATAGTTACATCGACAAGGACGGCAACCCCACGGGGTTCGATGTCGACTCGATGAGGTGGATAGCCGAGAAGAAGGGCATTAAGGTGACGTTTATGCCGGTACGTTGGGACGCAATCATCCCGGCCCTCCAGGCCGGGAAGATCGATATGGTCTACTCGGGCATGTCGATCACCCCTGAACGGCTTGAAGTGGTCAACTTCAGCGACCCTTACTGGATAGTCAATCAGGACGTCGTTGTTCGTGAGGACTCTAGCGTGACGATCGATGACGTCCTTGCCGGAAAGGTGGTCCTCGGAGCGCAGCGGGGATGCACCGCAGCCCACTGGATCGATGAGAACATGATCAAGACCGGGAAACTGCCGGAGAAGAACCTGAAACTCTACGCCGACACGCAGGCTGCCGTCAGCGACCTCGTGACGGGCCGGAACGACGCGGTCATGTATGACGACGTCTCGTTAAAGGACATCACAAAGGGCATGCCGGTGAAGGTCATCGGGTCCGTCGAAACGAAGGAAGAGTTCGGCGTCGCCATCCGGAAGGAGGACACTGCGCTCCTTGGGTTCATGAATGAGGCGATCGCGGAACTGCAGGCAGACCCCTACTGGGAAGAACTCAAAGAGAAGTACAACCTGAACTAA
- a CDS encoding DUF2795 domain-containing protein, whose translation MRGTQESGMSGQSAVAGTIQELDPQIIEASTSGMKYPASKSDLITRAKESEAPQIVLDALNQFEERQYSDPEDVKSEFRKIQQR comes from the coding sequence ATGAGAGGTACGCAGGAATCCGGCATGAGCGGACAGTCCGCTGTTGCCGGGACCATACAGGAGCTTGACCCGCAGATCATCGAGGCAAGCACCTCGGGGATGAAGTACCCGGCATCGAAGAGCGACCTGATTACCAGGGCAAAAGAGAGCGAAGCGCCCCAGATCGTCCTTGACGCGCTGAACCAGTTCGAAGAAAGACAGTACAGCGACCCGGAAGACGTGAAATCCGAGTTCCGGAAGATCCAACAGCGATAA
- a CDS encoding glycerophosphodiester phosphodiesterase has translation MLIIGHRGARALEPENTLRALRRGMACADLVEVDLRLTRDGIPVAIHDATVDRTTDGTGPVKGYAIEELKRLDAGEGETIPTLHEVLDLIHGRAGLVVEIKEPGTEAVIASVLMDLMPERLFLVSFHPESVAMAKRLLPGVPAGLIYSKETVDPAGLARSVQADIILPRWDRVSREVVEQAHEAGLLVVPWTLNTEDDFREATRLGLDGFATDDPCAAQQYRQGVTAERPAPAR, from the coding sequence ATGCTCATCATCGGACACCGCGGCGCCAGGGCCCTCGAACCTGAGAACACCCTGCGAGCCCTGCGGAGAGGTATGGCGTGTGCCGACCTCGTCGAGGTCGACCTACGCCTCACACGGGACGGTATTCCGGTTGCGATCCATGACGCAACCGTCGACCGGACGACGGACGGGACCGGGCCGGTCAAGGGCTACGCCATCGAGGAGTTGAAGAGGCTTGATGCAGGGGAGGGGGAGACTATCCCGACGCTCCATGAGGTTCTCGACCTCATCCACGGCCGGGCCGGGCTCGTTGTGGAGATCAAGGAACCCGGGACCGAGGCGGTCATCGCTTCGGTGCTCATGGACCTGATGCCGGAGCGGCTCTTTCTGGTCTCGTTCCACCCGGAAAGCGTGGCGATGGCAAAGAGACTCCTCCCCGGAGTCCCGGCGGGCCTCATCTACTCAAAAGAGACCGTCGACCCAGCCGGGCTCGCCCGCTCGGTGCAGGCTGATATCATCCTCCCGCGCTGGGACCGGGTCTCGCGCGAGGTTGTTGAGCAGGCGCACGAGGCGGGCCTGCTCGTCGTCCCATGGACGCTGAACACCGAGGACGATTTCCGGGAGGCGACACGGCTCGGCCTCGACGGCTTTGCGACCGACGACCCCTGTGCCGCACAGCAATACCGGCAGGGTGTGACTGCGGAACGCCCGGCTCCGGCGAGGTGA
- a CDS encoding DHH family phosphoesterase: MEDTIVYRLGANCDLEEVEEGKTYLGRVQGFAPFGVFVQLNDRVKGLVHKSNVKVQHSERDPIIVRVIQIRSNGNIDLEEVTPTVYQTENVTKKTTSVLLSDIGKKIGRTVLVEGEVAQIKQTSGPTIFTIVDESGTENAAAFIEAGVRAYPEVELGDIVGLTGEVMQRNNQLQIEVASMAVLEPEDAARVRERIDAALDERAEPPDLPFLVESEVLEALRPQMRLVAKEIRKAVLTSRPIILRHHADADGICAAVAVEQAVTALIRESGGDFDAEYFLFKRSPSKAPFYEIEDITRDLDFALKDHARYGQKMPMVLLMDNGSTDEDMPSLKVTRIYGLPVLVVDHHHPDETVDEYLIGHVNPYHVGGDFGITAGMLGTEIARMINPATEAQIRHLPAIAAVGDRSEAPERARYLALAAPEYSEDDCRDIALALDYEQFWLRFSDGREIVKDILNLGGDSERHEKFVDLLVEEANKAIEEQMEAIMPHVESRVLPNGAHLFMLDVEIFAHRFTFPPPGKTSGEVHDRLVREHPGEPVVTLGFGPDFAVLRSRGVMMNIPKMVRELHSEIVGGGVSGGGHLVVGSIKFVEGMREVVLESLIQKIGEAPI, encoded by the coding sequence ATGGAAGATACGATTGTTTACCGCCTCGGAGCAAACTGCGATCTCGAAGAGGTGGAGGAAGGAAAGACCTACCTGGGACGGGTACAGGGCTTTGCCCCGTTCGGCGTCTTTGTCCAGCTAAACGACAGGGTCAAAGGGCTCGTCCACAAGAGCAACGTGAAGGTACAGCATAGCGAACGCGACCCGATCATCGTCCGCGTCATCCAGATCCGGAGCAACGGCAACATCGACCTTGAGGAAGTCACGCCGACCGTCTACCAGACTGAGAACGTGACCAAGAAGACGACGAGCGTGCTCCTCTCCGACATCGGAAAGAAGATCGGGAGGACGGTGCTGGTCGAGGGCGAAGTCGCCCAGATCAAGCAGACGTCGGGTCCGACGATCTTCACCATCGTGGACGAGTCCGGCACCGAGAACGCGGCTGCGTTCATCGAGGCGGGTGTCCGCGCATATCCGGAAGTCGAACTCGGGGATATCGTCGGCCTCACGGGTGAGGTGATGCAGCGCAACAACCAGCTCCAGATCGAGGTCGCGTCGATGGCGGTTCTGGAGCCTGAGGATGCGGCACGGGTCAGGGAGCGCATCGATGCGGCGTTGGATGAGCGCGCGGAACCGCCCGACCTCCCGTTCCTCGTGGAGAGCGAGGTCCTTGAGGCTCTGCGGCCGCAGATGCGCTTGGTGGCGAAGGAGATCAGAAAAGCAGTCTTGACCTCCCGGCCGATCATCCTCCGGCACCACGCGGACGCGGACGGCATATGCGCCGCCGTCGCCGTCGAACAGGCGGTGACCGCGCTGATCCGGGAGAGCGGCGGAGACTTCGATGCTGAATACTTCCTCTTCAAGCGGTCTCCGTCCAAGGCCCCGTTCTACGAGATTGAGGATATCACGCGGGACCTCGACTTCGCCCTCAAGGACCACGCCCGCTACGGACAGAAGATGCCGATGGTCCTCCTGATGGACAACGGGTCCACCGATGAGGATATGCCGTCGCTGAAGGTGACCAGGATCTACGGTCTCCCGGTGCTGGTCGTGGACCACCACCACCCTGACGAGACGGTGGACGAGTACCTGATCGGACACGTGAACCCCTACCATGTGGGAGGAGATTTCGGGATCACGGCCGGGATGCTGGGAACAGAGATCGCCCGGATGATCAACCCGGCGACCGAAGCCCAGATCCGGCACCTGCCTGCGATCGCGGCGGTCGGCGACCGGAGCGAGGCGCCGGAGCGTGCCCGCTACCTTGCACTGGCCGCACCCGAGTACTCGGAAGACGATTGCCGCGATATTGCGCTGGCGCTCGACTACGAGCAGTTCTGGCTCCGGTTCAGCGATGGGAGGGAGATTGTCAAGGATATCCTGAACCTCGGCGGCGACTCCGAACGCCATGAGAAGTTCGTGGATCTCCTTGTTGAAGAAGCGAACAAGGCGATCGAGGAGCAGATGGAGGCCATCATGCCGCATGTCGAGAGCCGGGTGCTGCCGAACGGTGCTCATCTCTTCATGCTCGACGTGGAGATCTTCGCTCACCGGTTCACGTTCCCGCCGCCGGGGAAGACGTCGGGAGAGGTGCACGATCGGCTGGTCCGGGAGCATCCGGGAGAACCGGTCGTCACGCTTGGGTTCGGGCCTGACTTTGCCGTCTTGCGTTCCCGGGGCGTCATGATGAACATACCGAAGATGGTGCGCGAACTTCATAGCGAGATCGTCGGCGGCGGAGTGAGCGGCGGCGGCCACTTGGTCGTCGGGAGCATCAAGTTCGTCGAAGGTATGCGCGAAGTGGTCCTCGAAAGTTTAATCCAGAAGATTGGTGAAGCGCCAATCTGA
- a CDS encoding potassium channel family protein translates to MMEREYQPISFKDVLIEMKDISELMVDLSYSAILFDSKEIALEVINLEESMNKLVYQARIQSVLGARRLEEAEAMSGMLQVAEAAERIANSASDIAMLILKDIKFPAKLKRVFPEAEEVVTRVIVSQGSELAGRTLGELKVQSTTGMQVIAIRRGRGWIYDPDKTTRIESGDILISRGSEGGADILSMMAGTAECPRSEPPSGGAVDDLDRAVQLIIEMKNLSELSVGLAYTSLLFNNKEVAHEVVALDTTLDNMRYDLDLWILEAARKIDDVRYLRGLLYMSSFAQAISDSAHSIVDVLLRDIEIPPVFKKIVRESDEIITRIPVAESSPLVGRTLKEASLGTVTGMVVLAIKHGDRWVYRPGKGVRLESGDIIIAKGRRDGECRLYELAGYTVEEPEE, encoded by the coding sequence ATGATGGAACGTGAATATCAGCCGATCAGCTTCAAAGATGTTCTCATCGAGATGAAGGACATCTCCGAGCTGATGGTCGATCTCTCTTACTCTGCAATACTCTTCGACAGTAAAGAGATAGCGCTCGAAGTGATCAACCTCGAGGAGAGCATGAATAAACTGGTCTACCAGGCCAGAATCCAGAGCGTTCTCGGTGCGAGAAGGCTTGAAGAAGCGGAAGCGATGAGCGGCATGCTGCAGGTGGCCGAAGCGGCCGAGAGGATCGCAAACTCGGCTTCGGATATAGCGATGCTCATCTTGAAGGATATCAAGTTTCCGGCAAAACTCAAGCGCGTCTTCCCCGAGGCGGAGGAGGTTGTCACCAGGGTTATCGTCAGCCAAGGAAGCGAGCTTGCCGGCCGCACGCTCGGGGAGCTGAAGGTCCAGAGCACGACGGGCATGCAGGTGATTGCCATCCGGCGCGGGAGGGGCTGGATCTACGATCCCGACAAGACCACCCGGATAGAGAGCGGAGATATCCTGATATCGCGTGGCTCGGAAGGCGGGGCCGATATCCTCTCCATGATGGCGGGGACGGCGGAGTGCCCCCGGAGCGAACCCCCATCAGGGGGTGCGGTCGACGACCTCGACCGGGCCGTCCAGTTGATCATCGAGATGAAGAACCTCTCGGAGCTCTCTGTCGGGCTTGCGTACACCTCCCTGCTCTTCAACAACAAGGAAGTGGCGCACGAGGTGGTCGCCCTCGACACGACGCTGGATAATATGCGCTACGACCTGGACCTCTGGATCCTCGAAGCGGCGCGGAAGATCGACGACGTGCGCTACCTCCGGGGCCTTCTGTACATGTCGTCGTTTGCGCAAGCGATCAGCGATTCGGCCCACTCCATCGTCGACGTCCTGTTGCGCGACATCGAGATCCCGCCGGTCTTCAAGAAGATCGTCCGGGAATCGGACGAGATCATCACGCGGATCCCGGTGGCGGAGTCGTCGCCGCTTGTGGGGAGGACCCTCAAGGAGGCATCGCTCGGGACGGTGACGGGGATGGTCGTGCTCGCCATCAAGCACGGCGACCGATGGGTCTACCGCCCGGGGAAGGGCGTCCGACTGGAAAGCGGTGATATTATCATTGCAAAAGGCAGACGGGATGGTGAATGCCGGTTGTATGAACTTGCCGGGTACACCGTCGAAGAGCCTGAAGAATAA
- a CDS encoding magnesium transporter: MGQGLYSQSRLILTGLGALLLSAAASSIAGIYLGSVREVLGLIPGLMVLLPSIIDMRGNIAGVLASRLSSSMHLGEFSIDFREGCVLGDNVRASFVVTVLIAFVLGIFAYIASALAGLPVVGVTDLVLISVTSGVVSGLVVMGITLIIAIASYRYGLDLDMIAAPTVTTSGDIVTLPILVLSAVFIMLLSPWARLALGVAAVAAAVAAVLYTHRRPEGIGTIVRENLSLLIPLSILGTLAGVTYSLNLDDLVTFAAFLILIPPFMGGLGSIGGILGSRLSTGMHTGELNPSFIPERDVVHHFIISYLYTLILLPLLALIAHSAAVLMGLNSPGLGMLVVISLVAGLVVMTLVNGAAYVTASLSFRYGLDPDNFGIPVITSLIDLIGAATLVAVIDLLL; encoded by the coding sequence ATGGGGCAGGGCCTATACAGCCAGAGCCGCCTGATCCTGACCGGTCTCGGTGCTCTGCTCCTCAGCGCCGCTGCATCGAGCATTGCCGGCATCTATCTTGGGTCGGTTCGTGAAGTCCTCGGGCTGATACCGGGCCTGATGGTGCTCCTGCCGTCGATCATCGATATGCGGGGCAACATCGCCGGGGTCCTCGCATCCCGCCTCTCGTCGTCGATGCATCTTGGAGAGTTCTCTATCGACTTTCGGGAAGGCTGCGTCCTCGGCGACAACGTTCGCGCCTCGTTCGTGGTTACCGTCCTCATAGCGTTCGTCCTCGGCATCTTCGCCTACATAGCAAGCGCTCTTGCCGGGCTTCCGGTGGTGGGCGTCACCGACCTCGTGCTGATCTCGGTCACGAGCGGGGTCGTCTCGGGGCTTGTGGTGATGGGGATCACCCTGATCATCGCCATTGCGAGTTACCGCTACGGTCTCGACCTCGACATGATCGCCGCCCCGACCGTCACCACCTCGGGGGACATCGTCACGCTCCCGATCCTCGTGCTCTCCGCGGTCTTCATCATGCTCCTCTCCCCCTGGGCACGCCTGGCGCTGGGAGTCGCCGCGGTCGCCGCTGCCGTCGCCGCCGTCCTCTACACCCACCGCCGGCCCGAAGGGATCGGAACGATCGTCCGGGAGAACCTCTCCCTCCTCATCCCGCTCAGCATCCTCGGCACGCTGGCCGGGGTGACCTACTCGCTCAACCTCGACGACCTGGTGACGTTCGCGGCGTTTCTCATCCTGATACCCCCGTTCATGGGCGGCCTCGGGTCGATAGGCGGTATCCTCGGGTCGCGCCTCTCGACCGGGATGCATACCGGCGAGCTCAACCCTTCGTTCATCCCCGAGCGCGACGTTGTGCATCATTTTATTATTTCCTATCTCTATACGTTGATACTGCTTCCATTGCTGGCGCTCATCGCACACAGCGCGGCGGTGCTCATGGGGTTAAACAGCCCCGGCCTTGGAATGCTGGTCGTTATCAGTCTTGTAGCGGGTCTGGTCGTCATGACCCTGGTGAACGGCGCGGCGTACGTCACCGCGAGCCTTTCGTTCCGGTACGGTCTCGATCCCGATAACTTCGGAATCCCTGTCATCACAAGCCTGATAGACCTGATTGGTGCAGCTACGCTCGTGGCAGTGATAGACCTGCTGTTGTAG
- the rnz gene encoding ribonuclease Z translates to MVRIAGETLHVHFLGTAGALPSPQRNPSSILIRRGSGTLLFDCGEGTQQQMMRAKTGFTVDAVFITHWHADHFLGVFGLVETLAFMGRTDPLPIYGPPWVNEFVDLVQKISRHTRGFPVTGHALEPGMVVPFNGYTVRAFAALHGIPGLGYVMEEDERPGRFNRERAIALGIPPGPLFGRLQRGETVRIVRDGVETEVRPVDVMGEPRPGRKIVYTGDTRPLQHLPDVAAMIRDADLLIHDATFDDEEAARAQEVLHSTAGEAGEAAAASNARMLALVHISSRYTSTANHIHDAKRQYEGDVILPADLTVLEIPFRS, encoded by the coding sequence GTGGTTCGTATAGCCGGCGAAACGCTGCACGTCCACTTCCTCGGCACGGCAGGAGCGCTCCCGTCGCCGCAACGCAACCCCTCCTCGATCCTGATCCGGCGGGGGTCCGGCACCCTGCTCTTCGACTGCGGAGAAGGCACCCAGCAGCAGATGATGCGCGCCAAGACCGGGTTTACCGTGGATGCCGTCTTCATCACCCACTGGCACGCAGACCACTTCCTCGGCGTCTTCGGACTCGTCGAGACGCTCGCCTTCATGGGGCGGACGGACCCCCTTCCGATCTACGGCCCGCCATGGGTCAATGAGTTCGTCGACCTCGTACAGAAGATCAGCCGCCATACGCGGGGTTTCCCCGTCACCGGCCATGCCCTCGAGCCCGGAATGGTCGTTCCCTTCAACGGCTACACCGTCCGTGCGTTCGCTGCGCTTCACGGCATCCCCGGGCTCGGCTACGTCATGGAGGAGGATGAGCGGCCGGGAAGGTTCAACCGCGAACGGGCAATTGCGCTGGGCATCCCGCCCGGCCCGCTCTTCGGGCGGTTGCAGCGCGGTGAGACGGTCCGCATCGTCCGTGACGGCGTCGAGACCGAGGTTCGGCCCGTAGACGTGATGGGCGAGCCGCGCCCCGGAAGAAAGATCGTCTATACCGGAGACACGCGCCCCCTCCAGCACCTGCCCGATGTCGCCGCGATGATCCGGGACGCTGATCTCCTGATCCACGACGCTACGTTCGACGACGAGGAGGCGGCCCGCGCACAGGAGGTCCTGCACTCCACCGCCGGAGAGGCCGGCGAGGCGGCGGCGGCCTCAAACGCCCGTATGCTTGCCCTGGTGCATATCAGTTCCCGCTATACGAGTACAGCAAACCATATACACGATGCAAAGCGACAATATGAGGGAGACGTGATCTTACCGGCCGATCTGACGGTGCTGGAGATCCCTTTTCGGAGTTGA
- a CDS encoding sugar phosphate isomerase/epimerase family protein, whose protein sequence is MSLVPYFSSSSKVWESRDWVFGLEELGYAGWEIVADGKYRLDNPENFAAIRENLDSTGLLATVHAPYSDLNLASLNYPIWRESIRQTCCCIRYAADLTDRVTIHPGFVSPVGKLVPEKVWEMQKTALVEIGKYAEDRGVLACVENMISIKDFLCRYPEEILGLTEGIPGIGITLDVGHANTNGLVDAFIKHVGEVDHLHIHDNHGQSDEHLALGDGTIVWEKVGRAVAREYSGPVVIEGRTLDEAKRSLAAFRKWFV, encoded by the coding sequence ATGAGTCTTGTTCCATACTTCTCATCCTCATCGAAAGTCTGGGAGTCGAGGGACTGGGTCTTCGGGCTTGAGGAACTCGGGTATGCCGGGTGGGAGATCGTCGCCGACGGGAAGTACCGCTTGGACAACCCCGAGAACTTCGCCGCGATCCGGGAGAATCTTGATAGCACAGGCCTTCTTGCGACCGTCCACGCTCCCTACAGCGACTTGAACCTCGCGTCGCTGAACTATCCCATCTGGCGCGAGTCCATACGGCAGACCTGCTGCTGCATCCGCTACGCGGCCGACCTGACCGACCGGGTGACGATCCACCCCGGTTTCGTCTCCCCTGTGGGGAAACTCGTCCCCGAGAAGGTCTGGGAGATGCAGAAGACCGCGCTCGTCGAGATCGGGAAGTACGCGGAGGATCGCGGCGTCCTTGCATGCGTTGAGAACATGATCAGCATCAAGGATTTCCTCTGCCGCTACCCCGAGGAGATCCTCGGCCTCACCGAAGGAATCCCCGGGATCGGGATCACCCTCGACGTGGGGCACGCGAACACCAACGGTTTGGTCGATGCGTTCATCAAGCATGTCGGAGAGGTCGACCACCTGCACATCCATGACAACCACGGGCAGTCGGACGAGCACCTGGCGCTCGGGGACGGGACCATCGTCTGGGAGAAGGTCGGGCGGGCCGTCGCCCGCGAATACTCCGGCCCCGTCGTGATCGAGGGCCGGACGCTTGATGAGGCGAAGCGAAGCCTTGCGGCATTCAGGAAGTGGTTCGTATAG
- a CDS encoding dephospho-CoA kinase, which yields MKVIGIVGMPASGKGEVSRIARDLGIPVVVMGDVVRERVKEAGLPATDANLGAISGELRSELGMDAIARITIPVIEAASAPVVLVDGIRGDYEVATFKEHFPDFTLIGIASSFETRYRRLANRGRSDDSLTAEELRVRDERELGWGLGRALSQADCRITNEGTLEEFTAEVRALLRRLGGMA from the coding sequence ATGAAGGTCATTGGAATCGTAGGTATGCCGGCAAGCGGGAAAGGAGAGGTATCGAGGATCGCCCGGGACCTTGGGATTCCGGTTGTGGTCATGGGGGATGTGGTACGGGAACGGGTAAAGGAGGCCGGGCTTCCGGCGACCGACGCAAACCTCGGCGCGATCTCGGGGGAGTTGCGGTCGGAACTCGGCATGGACGCCATCGCCCGGATCACCATTCCGGTCATTGAGGCAGCGTCAGCTCCGGTGGTCCTGGTGGACGGCATCAGAGGGGACTACGAGGTGGCGACGTTCAAAGAACACTTCCCCGACTTCACGCTCATCGGGATCGCCTCGTCGTTTGAGACGCGCTACCGGAGGCTCGCGAACCGGGGCCGGTCCGACGACTCCCTCACCGCCGAAGAACTCCGTGTCCGCGACGAGCGTGAACTCGGATGGGGGCTTGGGCGAGCTCTTTCGCAGGCGGACTGCCGAATCACGAACGAAGGCACGCTTGAAGAGTTTACCGCAGAGGTCCGTGCCCTGCTCCGCCGCTTGGGAGGGATGGCATGA
- a CDS encoding anaerobic ribonucleoside-triphosphate reductase activating protein, which translates to MYVNFGGFVPFSTVDWRGRAACTVFFRGCPARCFYCHNAALQGGKDLRDADEVIAMIRSSRTVAGAVVFSGGEATLQGPALAHLAAASRKMGFSVGLHTNGMFPRVIEGLLDRHLVDMIALDVKTTWERYDDLLGVAAVDAVKESLAVCRRAKADGTLESCQAVVTLFRGREGDIPAIAEATCGLDLVLQQGVAPGFDPLTRQELEAAAAPLGRKVRVRTREDGEVCYDPER; encoded by the coding sequence GTGTACGTCAATTTCGGAGGATTTGTCCCGTTCAGCACCGTCGACTGGCGGGGACGGGCCGCCTGCACCGTCTTCTTCAGGGGGTGCCCCGCGCGATGCTTCTACTGCCACAACGCCGCTCTCCAAGGCGGCAAAGACCTCCGCGACGCGGACGAGGTCATTGCGATGATCCGGAGTTCCCGCACGGTTGCAGGCGCCGTAGTCTTCTCGGGCGGGGAGGCGACCCTGCAGGGGCCGGCGCTCGCCCATCTCGCCGCCGCTTCCCGGAAGATGGGGTTCTCCGTCGGCCTGCACACGAACGGCATGTTCCCCCGTGTGATCGAAGGCCTGCTCGACAGACACCTGGTGGATATGATCGCCCTCGACGTCAAGACCACGTGGGAGCGCTACGACGACCTCTTGGGCGTGGCTGCCGTCGATGCGGTGAAGGAGTCGCTCGCCGTCTGCAGGCGGGCAAAGGCCGACGGAACCCTCGAGTCGTGCCAGGCCGTGGTCACCCTCTTCCGGGGCCGCGAGGGGGACATCCCCGCAATCGCAGAGGCTACCTGCGGGCTGGACCTCGTGCTCCAGCAGGGGGTGGCCCCCGGCTTCGATCCCCTGACCAGGCAGGAACTCGAGGCCGCGGCAGCACCGCTCGGGCGGAAAGTCCGGGTGCGGACCCGGGAGGACGGCGAGGTCTGCTACGATCCGGAGCGGTAA